From a region of the Mytilus galloprovincialis chromosome 3, xbMytGall1.hap1.1, whole genome shotgun sequence genome:
- the LOC143066704 gene encoding uncharacterized protein LOC143066704, which produces MTENHSDDEDTLLLHEPPVHSGAKSSSVPQISDQTFELFTSYFDSKISSLKNELVSGNDSLAKKLKKEVSVKLKGEGNQIQYSFNSDIVSELQKLKKRTSTEDSVSTNFISGLILKINRRNKLIRIADKSPAGWSTVREYESDDLTSDSEDEKRLRQADSRALKTIKEKKTRGKPYSKPSATVYRPANSTDTSNSYYQPYNATQQSFPRFRRREATPYDTCDKCHQTGHFKRNCPKAANKPTFGNLSK; this is translated from the coding sequence ATGACCGAAAACCACTCAGACGACGAGGACACATTGCTTTTGCACGAGCCACCAGTACATTCAGGTGCCAAGTCTAGTTCTGTACCACAGATAAGTGATCAAACTTTTGAACTTTTTACTTCTTATTTTGATAGTAAGATTTCTTCTCTGAAGAACGAGTTAGTCTCCGGGAACGACTCCCTAGCTAAGAAGCTCAAGAAGGAGGTGTCCGTTAAGCTTAAGGGGGAAGGGAATCAGATTCAATACTCCTTCAACTCAGATATTGTTTCCGAATTGCAAAAACTAAAGAAGCGTACATCCACGGAAGATTCCGTTAGCACCAATTTTATATCAGGCCTTATTCTTAAAATCAACAGGAGGAATAAATTGATTCGAATTGCCGACAAGTCGCCAGCAGGCTGGTCCACAGTCAGAGAATACGAAAGTGATGacctgacatcagactcagaagATGAAAAACGTTTACGGCAAGCAGACAGCAGGGCCCTCAAGACCATCAAAGAAAAGAAAACCCGTGGAAAACCGTACTCAAAACCGTCCGCCACCGTTTATAGACCTGCCAACTCTACTGATACTAGTAACAGTTACTATCAGCCTTACAACGCTACTCAGCAGTCCTTTCCGAGGTTCCGTCGCCGTGAGGCGACCCCATACGACACCTGTGACAAGTGTCATCAAACTGGCCACTTCAAGAGGAACTGCCCAAAAGCTGCAAACAAACCAACCTTTGGAAACTTGTCAAAGTGA